A single genomic interval of Sphaerodactylus townsendi isolate TG3544 linkage group LG08, MPM_Stown_v2.3, whole genome shotgun sequence harbors:
- the MSL2 gene encoding E3 ubiquitin-protein ligase MSL2 → MNPVNATALYISASRLVLNYGPGEDPQCLAEIGKLLPYFRQSLSCCVCGNLLQDPIAPINSTCQHYVCKTCKGKKMMMKPSCSWCKDYEQFEENKQLSILVNCYKKLCEYITQTPLAQDIKQAVDSSPDLLTLLKDGSPLYEDPEKASDEGLALCLTYSPSPSTSEHANELPVNNSSVPETTCDSDVKGFVINGLPNCNGLSTDKLGGNIPFPEHEHSIDVCSPGHYIKTEDISSSLEPVCDTVSPTDLCADMCSFSEDIKPGDSLLLSVEEVLRSLETSTDVCSPNLQHSLETSLSNGPFLQFSPPVPSHNMYMSLSSSPHGISCTAATPKVVKLNRKRSRSESDSEKVQPLPISSILCGPTLGASAPIMVKQEANMSLQPIATVPNGGAAPKIGKNVLLSNKSMKKNLDHTAKKSRPKSKSGMLKTKDKSKGSSHVMPGSPTKTVYKKQQEKKGCKCGRATQNPSVLTCRGQRCPCYSNRKACLDCICRGCQNSYMANGEKKLEAFAVPEKALEQTRLTLGINVTSIAVRNASTSTSVINMTGSPVTTFLAASTNDDKNLDEAIDMRFDC, encoded by the coding sequence gAAATCTGCTGCAAGATCCAATTGCACCCATCAATTCCACATGTCAACATTATGTCTGCAAAACCTGTAAAGGCAAGAAAATGATGATGAAACCATCATGTAGTTGGTGCAAGGACTATGAGCAGTTTGAAGAAAACAAACAGTTAAGCATTCTTGTGAATTGCTATAAAAAACTATGTGAGTACATAACACAGACACCACTGGCACAAGATATTAAACAAGCTGTGGACAGTTCTCCAGATCTTTTGACTTTGCTGAAAGACGGTTCCCCACTTTATGAAGACCCAGAAAAAGCATCTGATGAGGGCTTGGCACTATGTCTGACTTATTCCCCATCACCTTCAACTTCAGAGCATGCCAACGAGCTTCCAGTGAATAATTCTTCTGTACCTGAAACCACATGTGACTCAGATGTAAAAGGCTTTGTTATTAATGGGTTGCCCAATTGTAATGGGCTATCAACTGATAAACTTGGAGGAAATATTCCTTTCCCTGAACATGAACATTCAATTGATGTTTGTAGCCCTGGACATTACATAAAAACTGAAGATATTTCAAGCAGTCTGGAACCTGTCTGTGACACCGTTTCCCCTACTGACTTGTGTGCAGATATGTGCAGTTTTAGTGAAGACATAAAACCAGGTGATTCTCTTTTGCTTAGTGTTGAGGAAGTACTGCGGAGTTTGGAGACTAGCACGGATGTCTGCAGCCCTAATCTGCAGCACAGTTTGGAAACCAGTTTATCAAATGGTCCTTTTTTGCAGTTTTCCCCTCCAGTTCCTAGCCATAATATGTACATGTCACTGAGTTCTTCACCTCATGGGATTTCATGTACAGCTGCAACACCTAAAGTAGTTAAATTAAATAGAAAACGATCTCGGTCGGAAAGTGACAGTGAAAAGGTGCAACCTCTTCCAATTTCAAGTATCCTTTGTGGCCCAACGTTGGGAGCCTCAGCTCCAATAATGGTGAAACAGGAAGCTAATATGTCTCTGCAGCCTATAGCAACTGTTCCCAATGGAGGTGCTGCTCCTAAAATAGGCAAAAATGTACTCTTATCAAATAAAAGCATGAAGAAGAATCTAGATCATACTGCCAAGAAATCTCGCCCAAAATCTAAATCAGGAATGCTGAAAACAAAAGATAAATCAAAAGGTAGCAGTCACGTCATGCCAGGAAGTCCAACGAAAACTGTGTAtaaaaaacagcaagaaaagaagGGGTGTAAATGTGGCCGTGCTACCCAAAACCCAAGTGTTCTTACATGTCGTGGCCAACGTTGTCCTTGCTACTCAAACCGGAAAGCCTGCTTAGACTGTATATGCCGTGGCTGCCAAAATTCATATATGGCTAACGGGGAGAAAAAACTGGAGGCATTTGCAGTGCCAGAAAAAGCCTTGGAGCAGACTAGGCTTACTTTGGGCATTAATGTGACAAGCATTGCTGTGCGGAATGCCAGCACAAGTACCAGTGTAATTAACATGACAGGGTCACCAGTAACAACATTTTTAGCTGCCAGTACAAATGATGATAAGAACTTGGATGAAGCTATAGACATGAGGTTTGACTGCTGA